The Kitasatospora setae KM-6054 genome contains a region encoding:
- a CDS encoding type II toxin-antitoxin system RelE family toxin, whose protein sequence is MTYRIVWEPEALAVAQKYAAGDRAGIEQVFQAVDLLADNPRPAGAFTVGSSGIYRVQVGFYRVQYEVHDQTVTVTVFHLGRA, encoded by the coding sequence GTGACCTACCGCATCGTCTGGGAGCCCGAGGCCCTGGCCGTGGCGCAGAAGTACGCCGCCGGCGACCGGGCCGGGATCGAGCAGGTCTTCCAGGCCGTCGACCTGCTCGCCGACAACCCCAGGCCGGCGGGCGCCTTCACGGTCGGGAGCAGCGGGATCTACCGGGTCCAGGTGGGCTTCTACCGCGTCCAGTACGAGGTCCACGACCAGACGGTCACCGTGACCGTGTTCCACCTCGGCCGGGCCTGA
- a CDS encoding type II toxin-antitoxin system Phd/YefM family antitoxin: MDTYPITEARNKLGALARQVSAEQKHIALSDRGQTMAVLISPAELEELEYHRAAAEYLARKARGETGPAVPHDEARRRVLGEAS; encoded by the coding sequence ATGGACACCTACCCGATCACCGAGGCCCGCAACAAGCTCGGGGCCCTGGCGCGGCAGGTCAGCGCCGAACAGAAGCACATCGCCCTCTCGGACCGGGGCCAGACCATGGCCGTCCTGATCAGCCCGGCCGAGCTGGAGGAACTGGAGTACCACCGGGCCGCCGCCGAGTACCTGGCGCGCAAGGCCCGCGGCGAGACCGGGCCGGCCGTTCCCCACGACGAGGCCCGCCGCCGGGTCCTCGGAGAGGCCTCGTGA